The proteins below come from a single Gordonia pseudamarae genomic window:
- a CDS encoding molybdopterin-dependent oxidoreductase translates to MTTTTVSSLCAYCGVGCGVDFTVDGDAKVTKSAGRKNHPTNFGRLCTKGSTTADMLNAGGRLTTAQVRPTRGDEPTAIDVDIAITHTARRLRAIIDEHGPDAVALYVSGQMSLEAQYLSNKLTKGFIGTNQIESNSRLCMASAGTGYKQTFGSDAPPGSYQDFDHADVFFVIGANMADCHPILFLRMMDRVKAGAKLIVVDPRRNTTAEKADLFLQVKGGTDLALLNGLLHLIIENGHTDPEFIADFTDGFEQMPEFAAQYPPDVVAQTCGIDADDLRRAAELIGTAENWMSCWTMGLNQSTHGTWNTNALLNLHMATGALCRTGSGPFSLTGQPNAMGGREMGYMGPGLPGQRAVLSDDDRAFCENIWGVPEGTLHTRLGGGTIDMYAKMAAGDIKACWIICTNPVASVANRKTVIEGLERAELVIVQETFVDMETSAYADVVLPASLWSESTGVFINSERNLTLFEPALRAPGQAIPDWQIIARVACEMGYADAFTYADAEEIFEEIKQFHNPRTGYDIRGVTYDRLRKTPMQWPCPPPSEERPDPTADGARNPIRYLNDGISQSLFTAPDGSIPRLAFATPNRRAQFFARPHMDPFEMPDDDYPILLNTGRLAHQWHTMTKTGRVAKLTKLNPGPFIEIHPDDAGRFGISEGDPVEVASRRGRAVLPASVSDRVRPGNCFAPFHWNDSFGEHLAINAVTSDAIDPASQQPEFKVCAVTLTKVKIPAVSAKPDAEPTAAETTAGAETTEKWRPELLTLLAQSLGVTGIAAPEPNDAERIYLAGLVAGLQANPAGVPTIPPDAPLRPEIRNWVAGLLSGMFARSHIVGAAAALPAGSAGITAAAPGEVIIDAETTAEAAVQTVTVIWASQTGNTEEFVGECVARLKDSGREVISSAMDDVDVTALTGTVLVLTATTGDGDPPDNGSSFWDALSADSAPSLAGVNYAVLGFGDSNYDDFCGHARNLDERIGALGGTRIADRASCEPDYGDTARAWLDTVLTALSSTPTADTAESPAEKVTVTWASQTGTAEEFAEQCIARLKESGREVVARAMDELDINDLTGTTLFLSSTTGDGDPPDNGSSFWDALSADSAPDLSGVNFSVLAFGDSSYDDFCGHGRKLDERIGALGGTRIADRADCEPDYEDTAGGWLDKIVTAMSHRQAPDSSTGTPDDRVVVVSEPADSSAAPSIRTGTFSRKKPFVTTLTRNHRLNADGSAKDVRNLAFHLPSDILPYTAGDALGVWPLNSHPLIDEWLAVTGLDENTRVNVWGDDMTFRRALRERLEFAKISADFVRFVAERNGSDDLHNLATPGNKQALGEWAWGRQPVDVLAEYPVTASAEEWVEVFKSLTPRQYSISSSPREKPDEVQLTVSTVRYNRFGVPRGGVCSTFLADHADDDQDIGVFVTHAANFGPPADPDAPMIMIGPGTGIAPFRGFLHERQALGHEGHNWLFFGEQYSATDFYYRDELTSMLSDGLLTRLDVAFSRDQDRKIYVQDRMREQGAELYRWLHDGAHVYVCGDASRMAKDVDRTLKGIVAQHGKLSPKSAEAYVKALAAEKRYVRDVY, encoded by the coding sequence GTGACCACCACGACCGTGTCCTCGCTGTGCGCCTATTGCGGTGTCGGCTGCGGCGTGGACTTCACCGTCGACGGTGACGCGAAGGTCACCAAATCGGCCGGCCGCAAGAATCACCCCACCAACTTCGGGCGGCTGTGCACCAAAGGCTCCACGACCGCCGACATGCTGAACGCGGGTGGACGCCTGACCACAGCCCAGGTGCGGCCCACACGCGGAGACGAACCCACCGCCATCGACGTCGACATCGCCATCACCCACACCGCCCGGCGCCTGCGCGCCATCATCGACGAACACGGACCCGACGCCGTCGCGCTGTACGTGTCGGGGCAGATGTCGCTGGAAGCGCAGTACCTGTCCAATAAGCTCACCAAAGGGTTCATCGGCACCAATCAGATCGAGTCCAACTCGCGGCTGTGCATGGCCAGCGCGGGCACCGGCTACAAACAGACGTTCGGCTCCGACGCCCCGCCCGGTTCGTATCAGGACTTCGACCACGCCGACGTGTTCTTCGTCATCGGCGCCAACATGGCCGACTGCCACCCGATCCTGTTCCTGCGCATGATGGATCGGGTCAAAGCGGGGGCCAAGCTGATCGTGGTCGATCCACGGCGCAACACCACCGCCGAGAAGGCGGACCTGTTTCTGCAGGTCAAGGGCGGCACCGACCTCGCCCTGCTGAACGGTCTGCTGCACCTGATCATCGAGAACGGGCACACCGACCCCGAATTCATCGCCGACTTCACCGACGGTTTCGAGCAGATGCCCGAATTCGCCGCCCAGTATCCGCCGGATGTGGTCGCGCAGACCTGCGGGATCGACGCCGACGACCTACGGCGGGCCGCCGAGCTCATCGGCACCGCCGAGAACTGGATGTCCTGCTGGACAATGGGTCTGAACCAGTCCACGCACGGCACCTGGAACACCAACGCGCTGCTCAACCTGCACATGGCCACCGGGGCCCTGTGCCGCACGGGCAGCGGACCGTTCTCCCTCACCGGCCAGCCCAATGCGATGGGCGGCCGCGAAATGGGTTACATGGGACCGGGATTGCCCGGTCAGCGGGCCGTCCTGTCCGACGACGACCGCGCCTTCTGCGAAAACATCTGGGGTGTACCGGAAGGCACCCTGCACACCCGGCTCGGCGGCGGCACCATCGACATGTACGCCAAGATGGCCGCGGGCGACATCAAGGCATGCTGGATCATCTGCACCAATCCCGTTGCGTCCGTCGCCAACCGGAAAACCGTCATCGAGGGACTCGAACGTGCCGAGCTGGTGATCGTGCAGGAGACGTTCGTCGACATGGAGACCAGCGCCTACGCCGATGTCGTGCTGCCCGCCTCCCTGTGGAGTGAATCGACAGGCGTGTTCATCAATTCCGAACGCAACCTGACGCTGTTCGAGCCTGCGCTGCGTGCACCCGGTCAGGCCATCCCCGACTGGCAGATCATCGCCCGCGTCGCCTGCGAGATGGGTTACGCCGACGCGTTCACCTACGCCGACGCCGAGGAGATCTTCGAGGAGATCAAGCAATTCCATAATCCGCGAACAGGTTACGACATTCGCGGGGTCACCTACGACCGGCTGCGCAAGACCCCGATGCAGTGGCCGTGCCCACCGCCGTCGGAAGAACGGCCCGACCCCACCGCCGACGGTGCCCGCAACCCCATCCGGTACCTCAACGACGGCATCAGCCAAAGCCTGTTCACCGCACCGGACGGCAGCATTCCGCGGCTCGCGTTCGCCACCCCGAACCGCCGGGCCCAGTTCTTCGCCCGGCCGCACATGGATCCGTTCGAAATGCCGGACGACGACTATCCGATCCTGCTCAACACCGGCCGGCTGGCGCACCAGTGGCACACCATGACCAAGACGGGCCGCGTCGCCAAACTCACCAAGCTCAATCCGGGGCCGTTCATCGAAATCCATCCCGATGACGCCGGACGTTTCGGCATCAGCGAGGGCGATCCGGTGGAGGTGGCCTCCCGCCGGGGCCGGGCGGTGCTGCCCGCGTCCGTGTCCGACCGGGTGCGACCGGGCAACTGTTTCGCGCCCTTCCACTGGAACGACTCGTTCGGCGAGCACCTCGCCATCAACGCCGTCACCTCCGACGCCATCGACCCGGCCTCCCAGCAACCCGAGTTCAAGGTGTGCGCGGTCACCCTCACCAAGGTGAAGATCCCCGCCGTCTCCGCCAAGCCGGATGCGGAGCCGACAGCGGCGGAGACAACGGCGGGTGCGGAGACAACCGAGAAATGGAGACCAGAATTGCTCACCCTCCTCGCCCAGTCGCTCGGGGTCACCGGGATCGCCGCACCCGAACCCAACGATGCCGAGCGCATCTATCTCGCCGGACTCGTCGCCGGCCTGCAGGCGAATCCGGCGGGTGTTCCCACGATTCCGCCGGACGCCCCGCTGCGTCCCGAGATCCGCAACTGGGTGGCGGGTCTGCTGTCAGGAATGTTCGCCCGCAGCCACATCGTCGGCGCGGCCGCTGCACTGCCCGCCGGTTCCGCCGGTATCACGGCGGCCGCACCGGGCGAAGTCATCATCGACGCCGAGACCACCGCCGAGGCGGCGGTACAGACCGTCACCGTCATCTGGGCCTCGCAAACGGGAAACACCGAAGAGTTTGTCGGTGAGTGTGTTGCGCGACTGAAGGATTCGGGACGCGAGGTGATCTCGTCCGCGATGGACGACGTCGATGTCACAGCCCTCACCGGCACAGTGCTGGTACTCACGGCCACCACCGGCGACGGCGACCCGCCGGACAACGGCAGCTCCTTCTGGGATGCGCTGTCCGCCGACTCGGCGCCGAGCCTGGCCGGCGTGAACTACGCCGTGCTGGGTTTCGGCGACTCCAACTACGACGACTTCTGCGGCCACGCCCGCAACCTCGACGAACGGATCGGTGCACTCGGCGGCACCCGCATCGCCGACCGGGCCAGTTGCGAACCCGACTACGGCGACACCGCACGGGCCTGGCTCGACACCGTTCTCACCGCCCTGAGCAGCACCCCCACCGCGGACACCGCCGAATCCCCCGCCGAGAAGGTCACCGTCACCTGGGCCTCACAGACCGGCACCGCCGAGGAATTCGCCGAACAGTGCATCGCCCGGCTCAAGGAGTCAGGCCGCGAGGTGGTTGCCCGCGCGATGGACGAACTCGACATCAACGACCTCACCGGCACCACCCTGTTCCTGTCCTCGACCACCGGCGACGGTGACCCGCCGGACAACGGCAGTTCGTTCTGGGACGCCTTGTCCGCCGATTCCGCGCCCGACCTGTCGGGAGTCAACTTCTCGGTGCTGGCATTCGGCGACTCCAGCTACGACGACTTCTGCGGCCACGGCCGCAAACTCGACGAACGGATCGGTGCACTCGGCGGCACCCGCATCGCCGACCGGGCCGATTGCGAACCCGACTACGAAGACACCGCGGGCGGGTGGCTCGACAAGATCGTCACAGCGATGAGTCACCGTCAGGCGCCCGACAGTTCGACCGGCACGCCCGACGACCGGGTGGTGGTGGTCAGCGAACCCGCCGATTCGTCGGCCGCACCGTCGATCAGGACCGGCACCTTCTCCCGGAAGAAGCCGTTCGTCACCACTCTGACCCGCAATCACCGGCTCAACGCCGACGGGTCGGCGAAAGATGTCCGCAACCTCGCCTTCCACCTGCCCTCCGACATCCTGCCGTACACCGCGGGTGACGCACTCGGGGTGTGGCCACTCAACAGTCACCCGCTGATCGACGAATGGCTCGCCGTCACCGGACTGGACGAGAACACCCGGGTCAATGTGTGGGGCGACGACATGACATTCCGCCGGGCGCTGCGCGAACGCCTCGAATTCGCCAAGATATCGGCGGATTTCGTACGGTTCGTGGCCGAGCGCAACGGTTCCGACGACTTGCACAACCTGGCCACGCCGGGCAACAAGCAGGCACTGGGCGAGTGGGCGTGGGGACGGCAACCGGTGGACGTGCTGGCCGAGTACCCGGTCACCGCTTCGGCCGAGGAGTGGGTGGAGGTGTTCAAATCGTTGACACCGCGCCAGTATTCGATCTCGTCGAGTCCCCGGGAAAAGCCCGACGAGGTGCAGTTGACGGTGTCGACCGTGCGCTATAACCGGTTCGGGGTACCCCGGGGCGGTGTGTGCTCGACGTTCCTCGCCGACCACGCCGACGACGACCAGGACATCGGCGTGTTCGTCACCCACGCAGCGAATTTCGGACCGCCCGCCGACCCGGACGCACCGATGATCATGATCGGCCCCGGCACCGGCATCGCCCCGTTCCGTGGATTCCTCCACGAACGGCAGGCCCTCGGCCACGAAGGCCACAATTGGCTGTTCTTCGGAGAACAGTACTCGGCCACCGACTTCTACTACCGCGACGAACTCACCTCGATGCTGTCCGACGGCCTGCTCACCCGGCTCGACGTCGCCTTCTCCCGCGACCAGGACCGCAAGATCTACGTCCAGGACCGCATGCGGGAGCAGGGCGCCGAGCTATACCGCTGGCTCCACGACGGCGCCCACGTATACGTCTGCGGCGACGCCTCCCGCATGGCCAAGGACGTCGACCGTACCCTCAAGGGCATCGTCGCCCAGCACGGCAAACTCTCCCCCAAGAGCGCCGAGGCCTACGTCAAGGCCCTTGCCGCCGAGAAGCGCTACGTCCGCGACGTCTACTGA
- a CDS encoding Rieske (2Fe-2S) protein, whose product MSVDTTSGTAVVLGPMSDVQLGEGRAYAVGDRQIAVFRLSDGTLRATDAACPHKGGPLADGQSDLGVVVCPLHQYAFRFSDGGCTTAGIGAVHTYRISDEAGNIVVVIDPD is encoded by the coding sequence ATGAGTGTCGACACAACGTCGGGTACCGCGGTGGTGCTCGGACCGATGTCCGATGTCCAACTGGGGGAGGGCCGGGCGTACGCGGTCGGTGACCGGCAGATCGCCGTGTTCCGGCTCTCCGACGGCACTCTGCGCGCCACCGACGCGGCCTGCCCGCATAAGGGCGGCCCACTCGCCGACGGCCAGTCCGATCTGGGTGTCGTCGTGTGCCCGTTGCACCAGTACGCTTTCCGCTTCTCCGACGGCGGCTGCACCACCGCCGGGATCGGTGCGGTCCACACCTACCGGATCTCCGACGAGGCCGGGAACATCGTCGTCGTCATCGACCCGGACTGA